A single window of Micrococcaceae bacterium Sec5.1 DNA harbors:
- a CDS encoding helix-turn-helix domain-containing protein, producing the protein MDVVTTKEAAKRLGVSDVAVRKMLKSGRLTDMGMVGHTILIDPASLHRALESGKRSGRLWTPKTAWAALCLLSGDKAPWIESTSRYRLTRRLRDLSPGEVQQLARNRAGVKRYRATPTAVDALQEALIPTAGAALRNNEIAHRFGLAGGGGFFDGYAAPGDGSKIAAALGMVDDPSGNVTIRETSLSEPFVEQTTPLAAIAVDLMDSLATRERSAGMRVLEELLNG; encoded by the coding sequence ATGGATGTTGTCACCACCAAGGAAGCCGCCAAGCGCTTAGGCGTCAGCGACGTCGCCGTACGTAAAATGCTGAAGAGCGGTCGCTTGACGGACATGGGCATGGTGGGCCACACGATTCTCATAGACCCCGCTTCATTGCATCGTGCTCTGGAATCAGGAAAGCGCTCGGGCCGACTCTGGACGCCGAAGACCGCATGGGCTGCACTCTGCTTGCTCTCCGGAGACAAGGCACCCTGGATCGAATCAACCAGCAGGTATCGGTTGACGCGTCGCCTCCGCGATCTAAGTCCGGGAGAGGTTCAGCAACTTGCCAGGAATCGTGCAGGAGTGAAACGGTATCGGGCGACGCCAACTGCCGTCGACGCACTTCAGGAAGCACTGATACCAACTGCCGGCGCGGCGCTGCGCAATAACGAGATCGCTCACCGATTTGGGCTCGCCGGCGGAGGCGGATTCTTCGACGGGTACGCAGCGCCGGGAGATGGCAGCAAGATCGCCGCCGCGCTGGGAATGGTCGATGATCCCAGTGGAAACGTGACCATCCGGGAAACCTCGCTGTCTGAACCTTTCGTGGAGCAGACCACACCCCTGGCCGCCATCGCGGTGGACCTCATGGATTCCCTGGCTACCAGGGAACGTTCAGCTGGTATGCGCGTCCTTGAAGAGCTGCTCAATGGATGA
- a CDS encoding GlsB/YeaQ/YmgE family stress response membrane protein: MGIIGWIVLGLIAGAIAKAIMPGRQGGGWIATLLLGIVGAVLGGWIGSAIFKVGINEFWSISTWLLAIGGALIVLVIWGLVTRRKA, encoded by the coding sequence ATGGGAATCATTGGTTGGATTGTTTTGGGTTTGATTGCAGGAGCCATTGCCAAGGCCATCATGCCGGGCAGGCAGGGAGGCGGCTGGATCGCAACACTCCTGCTGGGAATCGTGGGCGCCGTGCTGGGTGGCTGGATCGGTAGTGCCATCTTCAAGGTCGGCATCAACGAATTCTGGTCGATCTCCACTTGGTTGCTCGCAATCGGAGGTGCGCTGATCGTACTGGTCATCTGGGGATTGGTCACGCGCAGGAAGGCTTGA
- a CDS encoding FUSC family protein codes for MKAVAEMFTMGPGNKDHHPALRCAVGVFVPLISLTLLGRLDLAVFASFGAFTGIYGRNEPHSVRFRSQLRAGSFMLLIILLATLMARGAQSWGIEGAAYSWLLTAATTLVAGGCSVVVAAWRLRPGGSLFHIFAFAAIASIQAQPPLGEAMLVAAGTTVFCLLIGMSSRVFKSHRTPWKRPPRIRHTTPERRAIWLEGGGYLIAAGLAGTIATLVGERLGFGHTYWAMVAAVVPLVGHSTRHRVSRGIQRIAGTVVGLVLLAGILWLNPAPWAMVLVIAACQFGAEMFIARQYLVAQIFVTPLALVATLLAAPVDPGLLLRDRIIETVIGAAVGAAVVVAPSLWRRVRATVPAGWT; via the coding sequence TTGAAGGCTGTAGCGGAAATGTTCACGATGGGTCCAGGAAACAAGGACCATCACCCAGCTCTCCGTTGCGCTGTAGGTGTCTTTGTTCCATTGATTTCACTGACGCTGTTGGGGCGGTTGGATCTGGCCGTATTTGCTTCGTTCGGTGCCTTTACGGGCATTTATGGTCGCAATGAACCGCACAGCGTCCGCTTCCGAAGTCAGCTGCGTGCCGGTAGTTTCATGCTGCTGATCATCCTGCTGGCGACGCTCATGGCGCGGGGAGCGCAATCCTGGGGGATCGAAGGCGCCGCGTATTCGTGGCTGCTGACTGCTGCCACCACTCTCGTGGCAGGTGGGTGCTCGGTGGTGGTCGCGGCCTGGAGGCTGAGACCCGGCGGCTCCCTCTTTCACATCTTCGCTTTCGCTGCGATCGCATCCATCCAGGCGCAGCCGCCGCTTGGGGAGGCAATGCTCGTTGCGGCAGGGACGACGGTCTTCTGCCTTCTGATCGGTATGTCATCCCGGGTTTTCAAGAGCCACAGGACCCCGTGGAAGCGGCCGCCGCGCATCCGCCACACCACCCCGGAACGTCGGGCGATCTGGTTGGAAGGCGGTGGATACCTGATTGCGGCCGGCCTTGCGGGGACCATCGCGACGCTGGTGGGGGAGAGGCTTGGCTTCGGCCACACTTATTGGGCCATGGTCGCGGCAGTGGTTCCATTGGTGGGGCATTCGACGCGCCATCGCGTGAGCCGTGGCATCCAAAGAATCGCCGGAACGGTGGTCGGGTTGGTGCTGCTTGCTGGCATCCTCTGGCTCAATCCCGCGCCGTGGGCCATGGTCCTGGTGATCGCTGCTTGCCAGTTCGGCGCTGAAATGTTCATCGCGCGGCAGTACCTTGTGGCGCAGATTTTCGTTACGCCGCTTGCCTTGGTCGCTACTTTGCTGGCAGCCCCTGTCGATCCCGGCCTGCTGCTGCGGGACCGCATCATCGAAACGGTCATCGGTGCCGCCGTCGGCGCGGCGGTAGTGGTGGCGCCCAGTCTTTGGCGGCGGGTGCGTGCGACTGTCCCGGCTGGCTGGACTTAA
- a CDS encoding protein kinase: MSAGGEALVDPTGGGDILNGRYRILELLGHGAMSTVCRARDEVLLRDVALKIFSPGSADEGFEERQQAEMRLLAGFDHPGLVHIYDAGVDAGTSGPPQAFLVMELVSGNNLRAVLAEGPLSLAETTHIGHALAGALVQVHGSGVIHRDIKPANILVSETPGPDRVVKLADFGVARILEGSRLTATGMTVGTAQYLSPEQALGRPLTPASDIYSLGLVLLECLTGRTEYPGTPIESAAARLHRAPVIPEQIHHPIAELLKSMTDLEPDNRPTAEQIEEFLGRPWQEAYAHPAATALLPPLPARAPAVGPRTVVSPKLHRSGGGGRLRALLMVLLAAAVAIPLAVALSGQGPLPADVTSPSPVTQESNVPSPTSTPAPVVTITTPGPVETVLIPGPVQTVQLPPSQLPQSNSGSGQGDAPSSEASQQASPTDVAQETESPGVVEPGDSPSAGVGRGGGQSDGKGQSGEKPGKGRGPN; this comes from the coding sequence GTTGATCCAACAGGCGGCGGGGACATACTCAACGGCCGCTACCGGATTCTGGAGCTACTCGGGCACGGAGCGATGTCCACTGTTTGCAGGGCCCGTGATGAAGTCCTGCTCCGCGACGTTGCACTTAAGATCTTTTCGCCGGGCTCAGCAGATGAGGGCTTCGAAGAGCGTCAGCAGGCAGAAATGCGGTTGCTGGCAGGATTTGACCACCCAGGTTTGGTGCACATTTACGACGCCGGTGTGGACGCCGGAACTTCCGGCCCGCCTCAGGCTTTCCTCGTCATGGAACTGGTTTCGGGTAATAATCTGCGGGCGGTGCTTGCTGAGGGACCGCTCAGCCTCGCGGAAACAACGCATATCGGCCACGCCCTTGCGGGTGCCTTAGTGCAAGTTCACGGCAGCGGAGTGATTCATCGGGACATCAAACCCGCCAACATCCTGGTTTCGGAAACTCCAGGCCCTGATCGCGTAGTGAAACTCGCCGATTTCGGCGTGGCCAGAATATTGGAAGGCAGCCGCCTCACCGCCACCGGAATGACGGTGGGAACCGCACAGTACCTCAGTCCTGAACAAGCCCTCGGCCGGCCCTTGACTCCTGCCAGCGACATCTACTCCCTCGGCCTGGTGCTCCTGGAGTGCCTCACTGGTAGGACCGAGTATCCCGGGACGCCGATCGAGTCGGCTGCAGCCCGTCTTCACCGTGCCCCCGTCATTCCAGAGCAGATCCATCACCCGATAGCCGAGCTGCTGAAGTCCATGACGGACCTTGAGCCAGACAACAGGCCAACCGCTGAGCAGATCGAAGAGTTCCTGGGTCGCCCCTGGCAAGAGGCGTACGCACACCCAGCAGCTACCGCTCTTTTGCCGCCCCTGCCCGCCAGGGCACCCGCCGTCGGGCCAAGAACCGTAGTTTCCCCGAAGCTTCATAGAAGTGGCGGAGGGGGCCGACTCCGGGCGCTGTTGATGGTCCTTCTGGCGGCAGCGGTAGCCATCCCCCTCGCCGTTGCCCTGTCTGGTCAGGGTCCGCTGCCAGCAGACGTTACATCGCCGTCCCCGGTTACGCAGGAATCCAACGTCCCGTCCCCGACCAGCACTCCCGCGCCAGTGGTGACGATTACCACCCCTGGGCCGGTGGAAACAGTTCTCATTCCAGGGCCGGTTCAAACCGTTCAGCTGCCTCCGTCTCAGCTGCCTCAGTCGAACTCGGGCAGCGGGCAAGGGGATGCTCCGTCGTCAGAAGCCAGCCAACAGGCCAGCCCAACTGACGTTGCGCAGGAAACCGAATCGCCGGGGGTCGTTGAGCCGGGAGACAGCCCATCAGCAGGCGTGGGCCGAGGGGGCGGCCAATCCGACGGCAAGGGCCAGAGTGGCGAGAAGCCAGGGAAGGGGCGGGGCCCCAACTGA